Part of the Benincasa hispida cultivar B227 chromosome 12, ASM972705v1, whole genome shotgun sequence genome is shown below.
AACACATTTTCAAATACACTAGAATTCCTGAGTTTTTTTCGGTTTAAAAAGAAAGCGATTGGTTTACCCATTTGCTGTTTTTTCAAAGAAATAAGGCTTTGCCTAGATTTCGAAAAAGTTTATCTAGAAATTGAACATAACATCAAAAAAATTTCCTCTACTTAGTCGAATTGAATTTTCGTACTATTAACAATATTcacaacttaattaaataaaaataacttaatttgaaaataaaacagcttattaatataaataaatttcataaattatttgtaaagtTAAAATCTCAACAATGATATCGACATCTAAGAAATCCAATTATTAAAAACTActctacttttcttttttagttttcaagaaaacattttaaaaaattaggtaatataacaaaaaaattataaagaatattattttgtatttataaacttaattttgaagattaaaaaaatcaagaccTAAAATCCATGTAATTAACCCCTTCGTTTCTTGTTTTTGCTTTTGATATTTAAGCttatccaaattccaaaaacaattttttaacatTTACGATCCCATTTgtagtaaccattttgttttttaatttttgttttaaaaattaaacccgACGCTACTTCCACCCACAAATCTATTCCTtgattatctacttttcactaataattaaaaaaatcaaatcaatatttgaaaacaaaaaaaaaaaaaaaaaaaaattaattaattgtttttagaatttgactaaaaattcaaccatcaTACTAATTGAGAAAGATACAAACTATAAGTGTGATTGAAgtaaacttaatttttcaaaaacaaaaacaaaaaaccaaatagttacacCAAACGAGAcctacattttttagttttcaatttttaacttagttttttaaatcattggtaaaaagtaaaaaacaaataaaaaaatttagaaatagaaatattatctataaacttaattttcaaaaataaaataattaactaacAGAACTTAAATTTCATTCGAATTTTGGCCTCGCTGAAGACGTCCCAAAAATTTCCTCAGAGCACCGGTAAGCGTACAGCCGTAAATTTACTACAATCACCAATTCATGATAACTTCCCccatgaaaattttcaattagtttaaaatattaCGAATCTTACTAAAAAcgcataaataataaaataaaacgaATAGCAAAAATGATGATTAGATATTAAAAAGATACAGTGGCTGCAATAAACACAAGAGTTGTTACTTAGTTTAGAAAGATCCTGCCAATTCTCAATGTAAATTATAAAGTTCAAAACTTTGTAGATCAAAGTAACTTCCACTACATTCCCCAACAAACAGAATTGCTCAtaataaaaatagcaaaacagaTGAAAAGAATACGAAAATCAACGATAACGACGCAGGGATAGAGTGTTGTTCCTCTTCCAGGTCGCTCTGCGGGAAGGCCTGGCCTTGTGGTGCAAGTGTCCTTTTCCTCGAAGTCCCCTGTACTTCTTGCCGGCGGATGTAAGTCCTCTGAGCTCCCTGTGCTTGTGGACTGGTTTGCAGATCCAGCTGATTCTTGGGTCATTGCGAACCGCATTATGGGCAACATCGACCAAAATCACCTCATAGTATTTGTAGGTAGAATCCTGTTTTGATTTCAAGAACGGTCAGAAAAGTTGANTCCACCCACAAATCTATTCCTtgattatctacttttcactaataattaaaaaaatcaaatcaatatttgaaaacaaaaaaaaaaaaaaaaaaaaattaattaattgtttttagaatttgactaaaaattcaaccatcaTACTAATTGAGAAAGATACAAACTATAAGTGTGATTGAAgtaaacttaatttttcaaaaacaaaaacaaaaaaccaaatagttacacCAAACGAGAcctacattttttagttttcaatttttaacttagttttttaaatcattggtaaaaagtaaaaaacaaataaaaaaatttagaaatagaaatattatctataaacttaattttcaaaaataaaataattaactaacAGAACTTAAATTTCATTCGAATTTTGGCCTCGCTGAAGACGTCCCAAAAATTTCCTCAGAGCACCGGTAAGCGTACAGCCGTAAATTTACTACAATCACCAATTCATGATAACTTCCCccatgaaaattttcaattagtttaaaatattaCGAATCTTACTAAAAAcgcataaataataaaataaaacgaATAGCAAAAATGATGATTAGATATTAAAAAGATACAGTGGCTGCAATAAACACAAGAGTTGTTACTTAGTTTAGAAAGATCCTGCCAATTCTCAATGTAAATTATAAAGTTCAAAACTTTGTAGATCAAAGTAACTTCCACTACATTCCCCAACAAACAGAATTGCTCAtaataaaaatagcaaaacagaTGAAAAGAATACGAAAATCAACGATAACGACGCAGGGATAGAGTGTTGTTCCTCTTCCAGGTCGCTCTGCGGGAAGGCCTGGCCTTGTGGTGCAAGTGTCCTTTTCCTCGAAGTCCCCTGTACTTCTTGCCGGCGGATGTAAGTCCTCTGAGCTCCCTGTGCTTGTGGACTGGTTTGCAGATCCAGCTGATTCTTGGGTCATTGCGAACCGCATTATGGGCAACATCGACCAAAATCACCTCATAGTATTTGTAGGTAGAATCCTGTTTTGATTTCAAGAACGGTCAGAAAAGTTGATATGACAGAGTGGTATGCAAGGATTCAACAAGTTGAACACTAAGGGCGCAACCTCAATTTCAGAACGCAACATTGCTCCTAACCTCAAGTTATCTAATGAAATAAAACGATGTACAATTTCAGATCGCAACATTGCTCCTAGCCTCAAGTTATCTAATGAAATAAAACGATGTACAGTCAATCACCTCGTTGATCCAGTACGAGTTGAGAACCCTCAAACCACCCAACTTCCGCCCTGCTCGTTCTTCTGCAACTGATCGCTTGCTGCGCTGGAACTTCAATTGGGTAACACCCTGGTTGGTTGGCTTTCCATACACAATACCCTTGGGAACCGGCCTCTTCCTACCACCACGTCTCACACGGACCCTGTAAACCACATAACCCTGCAACAAAATTCTACACTCACTATTGAGGCTGATGCAAATGTGATATCAGAATAAAAACTCAACCAGAAAGTATGAGAGAAGACTCTCCACATCAGAGCTCATTTCTCCACAAGGTTGGTTAATCATGATTATGTGTTCTTGAAAAAGAATGTTAATAGGTTAAAACTTCAATGTGTAATGCTCAAACGGAATGCTAAAAACTGTAAACATCCAAACTTTACCACAATCTTCGCAGAAGCAAATTCCTAATTACAGAGTGTACAAAACCATTAAACCATCCAAGTTAGCCAGACAAGATACAATGTTACCTAGAACTTccaaacaataaacaaaaaacaTATGAAACAAAAGATATGCTAATCAGATTGCCTAGAAAAAGCTGATGAAGGCTAGATGCAAACAACTTTATCAGGAAATGATAGAATGCTTTCTTACCTGCTTGGCCTTGTATCCAAGACGGCGAGCTTTATCCGGGCGGGTGGGATGAGTGACGCGGACAATGGATGGATGTTGGCGATATTCCCAGCATCTCACCCTCTGTAGAAACCGCATCACATCAGACTGCTTCTTCCTCCATAGTTCTGACACGTATTTGTACGCCcctatttttattcaaattgaatATTAGAAATACAATGAGCCACGCAAAAACAGGACATTTAAAGAATAAACTTTCAAGATTATATCAATCATAAACATACAACAATCTAATCTAAGCTCCTCCATAAACAATCTAAACTGAATGATTATGCAAATGATAGAAAGTAACAAAAAGCAAAAATGTCAATCAAAAACCTTGAAAAAATCTCCATATTCAAGCAAAATGAGATAAAAACGAGAAAGTTTCAACGTGCTAAAGCATTCATTTTCACCAAGATAAAAAGAGTACAATTAGTTAAATACATAGAAATAGTTAGGGAATTTGTGTAACTTCTACAAATACTACATTGGAACTTTAAGCACTATAGGAACCAAATTAAAACAAGACTTGAAACACTGAAACTAAAAGGAGAGACAAACGAAAACAAAAATGCACAAAGGAGCTTACCTAAGAAACAGAAGATAAAAAATCTGAAAATACGAAACAATTATCCTTAACGAGTTTATGTGATTCCATCAATCAGAAAGACATATAACAATCATAAAAAATGGTAGAAACTTTTTCGATTTCATCAAACAGAAACATATAACAATATATACTACGCTCCCCTATGAACAATCTAAACTGAAAGATcatgcaaaaagaaaaacaaacattaaGAATGTCTATTCGAAAAATTGGGGGGCGGGTGGAATCCATACTCGCTGAAAATTTCAAACGAAACAAACAAGAAACGGAGATGAGCTCAGAAAACATACCCATTGGAAAAGCTTCGGCAGAGACGCAGCAATTAGGGTTTCGCCTTGAAACCCTACATTATATAGAAACAATTCATCTCATTTTCTCGTCTGGGCCGTTGGATTTCGGTTGGGCTACTGAGACGGGGTTCGGGTGTGGGTCGAAATCACTAAATGGGTCGCTTATAATTGGCTCTGTCACTTCTTTCATGAAAATGGTTAGaatttctttggaaaaaaattatttttggaccctttgtctttattttatttttttccacaaaatgtcattgataattaattataggtagtaaatcaatttattgatcttaataatcaataataagttaCAGAACTTAAATATTCGAATCTAAATGTTAGAATTTACACCTATTTGTATCTATTTAGTAATCAGTCAGTTagtttcttttatctattcgACGTTTCTTTTCTATTTACTTCCAATAATTTAACCtatctaaaaaaattatcaatctATGAATGAGGTTTTGATTCTTCTAGTGATGCCAGAAGTCGTTTCAATATACGATTTTATCTTGTGtccattttatttattatccttgATTCGTAAGTAACCTTTTTCCTTTCCTTGGGGAGTATCTCTCAATAAGAGAGATGTGTTTGGATCTTGGTCCATGATGAcctttttattgattttgatgGTTGGATTTCTCTATGAATGGGGAAGAGGTGTTTCGGATCAGGAGTAATCACTAGAGAGTGGTCAAAAGGAGAGAGTTTTCAACTTAAAGCTTTTCTTATCCTTTAATAATTCgtaatatgattttaattttcgtttaatttatatagtttCATAACTATCATCTTTTACTACTATAATATCaccattatttttttcatctaaAAACTCTTTCTTTTAATGGGTATTCATGAAGAACCGATAGAACATCCCAACAACCAACCATCAATCCCTCTCGAGGATGATGGATAAAACAGAGGGCAGAGAAAACTCTCTCCAATAAGAGAAAATTCTAAATGAAGATGCCAAAGCTAC
Proteins encoded:
- the LOC120092434 gene encoding 60S ribosomal protein L15-2, encoding MGAYKYVSELWRKKQSDVMRFLQRVRCWEYRQHPSIVRVTHPTRPDKARRLGYKAKQGYVVYRVRVRRGGRKRPVPKGIVYGKPTNQGVTQLKFQRSKRSVAEERAGRKLGGLRVLNSYWINEDSTYKYYEVILVDVAHNAVRNDPRISWICKPVHKHRELRGLTSAGKKYRGLRGKGHLHHKARPSRRATWKRNNTLSLRRYR